DNA sequence from the Microbaculum marinisediminis genome:
CTGCTGCAGCGTCGGCCGCGGCGTCACGTAGTGCGAGTTGGCGTAGAGCTTGATCGACTTGAAGGCGTCGGTCTTCTGGCCCGTCAGCGGGTCGAACTCGGTCAGTTCCTCGACCTCGTCGCCGAACAGGGAGATGCGCCAGGCCCGGTCCTCCAGATGCGCCGGCCAGACCTCGACCGTGTCGCCGCGGACGCGGAAGGCGCCGCGCTGGAAGCCATGATCGTTGCGGCGGTAGTGCAGGGCGACGAGATCGGCGAGGAGCTGGCGCTGGTCGATGCGCTCGCCGAGCTTCAGCATGAAGGTCATCGCCGTGTAGGTCTCGACCGAGCCGATACCGTAGATGCACGACACCGAGGCGATGATCACCACATCGTCGCGCTCCAGCAGGGCGCGCGTGGCGGCGTGGCGCATGCGGTCGATCTGTTCGTTGATCGACGATTCCTTCTCGATATAGGTGTCGGAGCGCGGAACGTAGGCCTCCGGCTGGTAGTAGTCGTAGTAGGAGACGAAATACTCGACCGCGTTGTCCGGGAAGAAGCTCCTGAACTCGCCGTAGAGCTGCGCCGCCAGGGTCTTGTTCGGCGCCAGGATCAGCGCCGGGCGCTGGGTGCGCTCGATCACGTGCGCCATGGTGAAGGTCTTGCCCGAACCGGTGACGCCGAGCAGCACCTGGGTGTCCTCGTGCGCCTTTACGCCCTCGACAAGCTCGGCGATCGCGGTCGGCTGGTCGCCGCGCGGCTCGTAGTCCGAGACGATCTTAAGGGCGACGCCGCCTTCCGACTTCTCCGGCCGTGGCGGGCGGTGCGGCACCCAGTCCGGCGCGTTGTCGGGCACGTAGAATGGCCGGCCGCGCTCCAGGAGCGCCGTCAGGTTGTCGCGCGCCTCGCGCGCGGCCATCGAGACTTCCAGGTCGTCCGTCACCGGCGCCTGCGACGCCGGCGCGATGCCGGAGCCCGGCTCCATCAGGTCGATGCCCTCGGTGCCCTCGATGCGCGGCGCACGGGCGGGGCGGGAGGCCTTGGAATTCGGAGTCCTGGGGGGCTTCTGTTGTTTCCCGGTCCGGCCTTCGGCCGTCCTCGCCTCTTGCTGCGTCCCGGTCAGGGCTTCGGCATGCCACGGTACTTGGGAGTCGAAGGACGCCTGCGGCGCTTCGTCGAAGCCCGCCCGGTCGGATGTCTTGCGCTTGGCCATGGCCGCAATATGGGCCGAGTCAGCCGCAAAGGCGAGGGGGGCGCGGGTGTCCGTGGGTAGTCTGCTGACAGCAGGGTGTCAGGTAGCCGCCCATATCGGTCCGCGTCGCCGGTCGGCGATGCGCTGCGTCAGGGGGAATGTAAAGGGGGAAAGAAAAAGGGACCGTCCGGGGGTACCGGACGGCCCAAGTCTAGGGAGGAAACGCCCAAGGAGGGCTGCAGCACCGGAATCCGATGCTGCGATGCAACATATAGGGTGGGGGGGAGCCGGCCACAAGCCCATTTAATCGCCATTTGGTGCCGGACGTTTCATCGGCTGTGGAAATTTCGACGGCAGTGGCGGCTTTTTCCGGTATCAGCCCTCTGACACGCGGGTGGCGAACAGGGCGATGGCGCGCTGGTAGTTCTGCGATTTGTTCCATTGCCGCAGCACCGCGAAGTTGGCGCTGCCTTCGGTCCACGGCTGACCGCGCCGCCAGCCATAGGCTTTCAGATAGTTGGCGGTCGAGGCGAGCACATCCGGCACGCTGCGGATGAGGTCGCGGCGGCCGTTGCCGTCGAAGTCGACGGCGAAGCGGACATAGTTGGAGGCAAGAAACTGGGTCTGGCCGAGTTCCCCGGCCCAGGCGCCGCGCATCTGGTCGGACGTCATGTCGCCGCGATCGATGATGCGCAGGGCCGACAGGAGCTCGTTTTGGAACATCTCGGTGCGGCGGCAGTCGTGGGCGAGCGTCGCCAGCGATCGCACCGAGGACATGTTGCCGAGCACGGCGCCGTAATCGGTCTCCATGCCCCATATGGCGACGATCACCGGACCCGGTACGCCATAGCGCTGTTCGACCGCCGCGAACAGATTGGCGTATTTCCTGAGCATCGCCTTGCCCTTGTTCA
Encoded proteins:
- a CDS encoding lytic murein transglycosylase encodes the protein MRRLFVTLAAIPAALSLLAAAPARAAQCQPPNGFSGFIAQFKGEAARLGVSPRALAALDGVTEDKRVLSLDRNQQHFRVSFEEFARKRVTAGRVNKGKAMLRKYANLFAAVEQRYGVPGPVIVAIWGMETDYGAVLGNMSSVRSLATLAHDCRRTEMFQNELLSALRIIDRGDMTSDQMRGAWAGELGQTQFLASNYVRFAVDFDGNGRRDLIRSVPDVLASTANYLKAYGWRRGQPWTEGSANFAVLRQWNKSQNYQRAIALFATRVSEG